The following nucleotide sequence is from Apodemus sylvaticus chromosome 2, mApoSyl1.1, whole genome shotgun sequence.
TCAACAGAAACGAGAAGAACCTGACGATTTACACGGGCCTGTGGGTGAAGTGTGCCCGGTATGACGGAAGCAGTGACTGCCTGATGTACGACCGTACTTGGTACCTGTCAGTTGACCAGCTGGACCTGCGTGTCCTCCAGTTTGCCCTGCCTCTCAGCATCGTGATCGCAATGGGTGCCTTGCTACTCTGCCTGATCGGAATGTGTAACACGGCCTTCAAGTCCTCCGTGCCTAACATCAAACTGGCCAAGTGTCTGGTCAATAGTGCAGGCTGCCACCTGGTGGCTGGACTCCTGTTTTTCCTGGCAGGTACCGTGagcctctctccatccatctggGCCATCTTTTATAACAGCCATCTCAACAAGAAGTTTGAGCCAGTCTTTACCTTTGACTATGCAGTCTTCGTCACCATTGCTAGCTCGGGGGGTCTGTTTATGACGGCTCTTCTGCTGTTCGTTTGGTATTGTGCATGCAAGTCTTTGTCCTCTCCTTTCTGGCAGCCACTGTACTCTCATCCTCCCGGGATGCACACGTACTCCCAGCCCTATTCATCGCGGTCCCGCCTCTCCGCCATTGAGATCGACATTCCCGTGGTCTCGCACAGCACTTAACAGAGATCTAATTAGCTGTTCAGAGGATGTCTTGTGGCCTCGCAGCCCCCTGCATATGAGCCTTTTTAGACCTGTGTACATTCTTCCTATGTTCCTTACCACTCGGTGGAGCCAAATTTGTATATCTCAGTAGAATGACATGCTGCTAGATTTTATGAGGTACCTATTACATTCTTCTAAATGTGAAACATTCCTTTTATCTTGCTTCTAAGACTAGAAGGGTCTTTAGCCTCCTTGTTGATGTCTGATCAATGACTTATATGAAAGGCCCCGTGATAACGACTGAGGCAATGAAAACAGCATATCGAACAATGCTGTTTGATCCTTACCGATATATTTCAGATTGTGCGTTGTCTCCGATGACTTAAAAGTAAAAGGGGCAGTTTCAACTTTAAGACATTTTGGTCCAATAAGGCCAGTTAGTAGTTTGTCTTCAGAACTCTACCAGCTTGAAGGTATAATTTCGTTCTCTCTTGGGACTAATTGAATAGGCATCAGTATCCTGAAGATTACTATCTTCTACCTCATTCCAGTGAAACGTAAAACTCATTTTAAATGATGACAGAGTAAGGCTAACATTTAAATATGCTTAACATTTGACTTCTTTGTTggtttcagacagggtcttgccgtgtgtagctctggctggccgagaaatcactctgcagaccagtctGTACTCAAACTGTCCTCCCGCCTCCTGAGCACTCACTACAAGGCACGCCCAACTCCATCTAGCACCTCATAAGTTTTAGTTACTGATTATATTGCTGGAGCTAAAAATGTGCCAAGAGACAGTATGTTGTTCCATTTGAAGCAAGAATCCCTGTCCAGATACCCCAGTCAGGTGGTGTTCATGCACTGTACAAGCTCACCGTGCCCAGGACAAATGAGGACGAGGTTGGTGATGCCGATGGTTGTCTCCTCAGGCACCGGAGTCTGTTCTTCAGTGTCAGCGCCGAAGAGTCATTTGGTGGCTACTATCTGAGTAGCCATGGCTCTACTCTGTTCAGTTCCTGCTTCAGGACTGAGTGCTTGCTTCTAACACTGCTTAACACTTGAATACTTATTTAGAggatacacaaacaggagaaGTAGCCATGTCTATGTAGGAATTTTGATGTAGTACATTTGATAACCAGTGGAATGTTTGACTTTATGGTAGCTGGTAAACTTGTCAAACATTGACCCAGGAATGTATTTCACCTGAAATGTGTCTTTCTGACACAGACAGTCTGTGGTGTACCAGCAGAGATAGTCTGGACCCTGGAAATTCACTTTTGTTAGGTCTCCTCCCATAGCTCACAAGCCGTAATAATGGTCTCAGAGCATGAGAATGGGCAAGATGGAAGAGAGATTAAATTATACCTGTTCTACCTCTGAAACTAAGATGATACATTGAAGAGGGACAGATTTTAAGAATGTCTCTTCTGATGTGATATCAAATGGTTGAAACCATGTAAGTACTGACGTCCCACTTTGACACTGAGGGGTGCTGGGTCTTAACTCTTAGGGATTTGAGCTGCTCATTAATTAGTATCATGTCCACTTACTAGCATTATGTTCGTAAGGTTTATAGTATATTATGGTTATAGATTTTTACAAGCAGGTGATTTTATCTTAACAGTTTATGATGCCTCTTTTGCAAATTTGAGTATTCCTGTAGAGATATGTAGTGCTTTTCCGTAAGTCCAACACTACTGTATGTAGGCAAGTAAATCCaattgtataatttttaaatgccGTCAATACAGAGCATGCatatcaatgttttttttttttttaaattatggctTCTAGTCTTTTCCACCTTTGGTTCTTCTCATCCGTAAATAGAACTGAGTGTTGGTCATTCCGAGACAACAGCATCTAGAATCTTGAGACTAATAAtaggtttttttccctttgttaaCTAATCTTAGTTCTTCTCTCACTAAACTGTTTTCAGAAAGATTAAGAATTTTGCCATGTCTCGGTGTTAGTATAAAACTAGGGCCAGCTGTAGTGGCGTTtgactttaataccagcactcacgAGGCAGTGACAGGCGCATTTCTAGACATTCTGGTCTCCATAGCAAGATCCaagccagtcagagctacacagtgagaccctgtcttaaaaaaaaaaaattaagaaaaaaaaagtggactCGGCAATGAGAATCCTAGACAGTTTTCAGCTCCCAGGATTGTAACTACAAACATTAATCTTTCTTATGAGAGTCTTTTGGCATTATCATCTATAGCCTCCAATTACTGTTTATTATGAATTCACTCAGGAAGAGAAACAGCTGTTTCTGTATTATCTTTTTAGTGTTCCAGATTGGGCATAaatagctgtttttttttaaagccatcaAATGAAAGCATGTATTTACAATCCTTCTGAGTCACTTGAGCACTCCTGGGGCTGTTACTGAGATGGGGTGGGTaacttcttttgttgctgaagaGCCGTTGGTTTTAAAGGAGCAAGTTTGGCAAACAACCTTGACTGTGAGATGGTGCACAGAATTTGTGTTAGCCAGCTTTGGGAGAAGAATAAATCTGAGATCCCGAGTTCATTATGCTTGTACATATGCCCTATGATGGATAGTGTGTGCTGTAAACCGCAAGGTAAAAACCTCagtggctgtgctgtgctgcctcATGTTtattaaaagatgtatttttacaaGTTTGTCTCTGTTCTTTTCTCAGCGTTAAGgttaaatattttggaaaacGTTTGTCATGTGTAAGTCAGTGAAAATAAGGCACTCCCAAAGACCATGGATGGGGAGCTGGGGCCTCTGCAGAACAAGCCATCGTTCCTTCAGGTGGATCACACCCTCTATTCAGTGGGCTTTTACCAgtccacaaaagaacactcaataAAGCCGTCGgccaaattttcttttatcagtGAACTTATGTGGGTAGGCTAGTGATTGGGAATTTGAAATATGTAGGTAGTGGCAACTTTC
It contains:
- the Cldn12 gene encoding claudin-12, with the translated sequence MGCRDVHAATVLSFLCGIASVAGLFAGALLPNWRKLRLITFNRNEKNLTIYTGLWVKCARYDGSSDCLMYDRTWYLSVDQLDLRVLQFALPLSIVIAMGALLLCLIGMCNTAFKSSVPNIKLAKCLVNSAGCHLVAGLLFFLAGTVSLSPSIWAIFYNSHLNKKFEPVFTFDYAVFVTIASSGGLFMTALLLFVWYCACKSLSSPFWQPLYSHPPGMHTYSQPYSSRSRLSAIEIDIPVVSHST